A part of Brachybacterium faecium DSM 4810 genomic DNA contains:
- a CDS encoding family 4 glycosyl hydrolase, alpha-galactosidase/6-phospho-beta-glucosidase (PFAM: Family 4 glycosyl hydrolase): MTTTHLKNPKITIIGAGGFVFPFRLIGDILSFPALRDSALTLMDIDPDKLGPVASATRELVAHHGFGATVEETTDRRAALDGADIVIITFQVGGVESYRHDVEIPRKYGIDQTVGDTVGPGGVFRFLRSVPAYDEIAADALEVCPEATFINYANPMAMATAYLNAKGLRTVGLCHSVQGTTRMLARTLGVPYEEVSYRCAGINHQAWILEFMHGQQDLYPQMREVMAATHQRGRGAANLAGDDGDHSEVADGANVYEGGNEQVRTSIMNAFGYFQTESSHHASEYLPYFRKNPQLVEEFIPERWDYYEICVSHDDQGDIDAQLERLKTELAPSVEYGAQIANSIVSGTPSVVHGNVPNAGALITNLPDDACVEVPCLVDARGVQPTAIGDLPPQLAALNRTNVNVQTLAVRAALEGEVENVHHAVALDPLTAALLTLEDARAMTDELLAAHADGLPEALRMG, from the coding sequence ATGACGACGACGCATCTGAAGAACCCCAAGATCACGATCATCGGCGCCGGCGGGTTCGTGTTCCCCTTCCGCCTCATCGGCGACATCCTCTCCTTCCCCGCCCTCAGGGACTCGGCCCTCACCCTGATGGACATCGACCCGGACAAGCTCGGCCCGGTCGCGAGCGCAACCCGCGAGCTCGTCGCCCACCACGGCTTCGGAGCGACGGTCGAGGAGACCACCGACCGCCGCGCGGCGCTGGACGGCGCGGACATCGTGATCATCACCTTCCAGGTGGGCGGGGTGGAGTCCTACCGGCACGACGTGGAGATCCCGCGCAAGTACGGGATCGACCAGACCGTGGGCGACACCGTGGGGCCCGGCGGCGTGTTCCGCTTCCTGCGCTCGGTGCCCGCCTATGACGAGATCGCGGCCGACGCCCTCGAGGTGTGCCCGGAGGCCACCTTCATCAACTACGCCAACCCCATGGCGATGGCCACCGCGTACCTGAACGCGAAGGGGCTGCGCACCGTGGGGCTGTGCCACAGCGTGCAGGGCACCACCCGCATGCTCGCCCGCACCCTCGGCGTCCCCTACGAGGAGGTCTCCTACCGCTGCGCCGGCATCAACCACCAGGCCTGGATCCTCGAGTTCATGCACGGCCAGCAGGACCTCTACCCGCAGATGCGTGAGGTGATGGCCGCGACGCACCAGCGCGGTCGCGGCGCCGCGAACCTCGCCGGCGACGACGGCGACCACTCCGAGGTGGCCGACGGCGCGAACGTGTACGAGGGCGGCAACGAGCAGGTGCGCACCTCCATCATGAACGCCTTCGGCTACTTCCAGACCGAATCCAGCCACCACGCCTCGGAGTACCTGCCCTACTTCCGCAAGAACCCGCAGCTCGTGGAGGAGTTCATCCCCGAGCGATGGGACTACTACGAGATCTGCGTGTCCCACGACGACCAGGGCGACATCGACGCCCAGCTCGAGAGGCTCAAGACAGAGCTCGCCCCGAGCGTCGAGTACGGCGCGCAGATCGCGAACTCGATCGTCAGCGGCACCCCCAGCGTGGTGCACGGCAACGTGCCCAACGCCGGCGCCCTCATCACGAACCTGCCGGACGACGCCTGTGTGGAGGTGCCCTGCCTGGTCGACGCCCGCGGCGTGCAGCCCACCGCCATCGGTGACCTCCCGCCGCAGCTCGCCGCGCTGAACCGCACCAACGTCAACGTGCAGACCCTCGCCGTGCGGGCAGCGCTCGAGGGCGAGGTGGAGAACGTGCACCACGCCGTGGCGCTCGACCCGCTGACCGCCGCCCTGCTCACCCTCGAGGACGCCCGGGCGATGACCGACGAGCTGCTCGCCGCGCACGCGGACGGGCTGCCGGAGGCGCTGCGCATGGGCTGA
- a CDS encoding universal stress protein UspA-like protein (PFAM: Universal stress protein family) — MVMKFNVPVGAVVVGTDGSASSRRAVEWAAAEAAQRGVPALIVYVAEWAGMGFPGVQPVSERELLTLGEKLVTKELARVRAQFADVQVRGELTTGDASAVLIEASHRAGLVIVGARGLGPLAGRLLGAVSQKVAAHAAGPVMVVREEAPTEMPGPVVVGADPADPAVEVLRFAFEEARRRGVGVVVVAAVRQFRTTLRSDLAAAENLDRAEQDRQQLTDLVTHLAAEHEIHAEAQYPDARPADALLTAAGAESLIVVGSRGRASVAEVALGSVTTAVISRAMAVAVVRVPPSS; from the coding sequence ATGGTCATGAAATTCAATGTTCCGGTGGGTGCGGTCGTCGTCGGAACCGACGGGTCCGCATCGTCGCGACGGGCAGTCGAGTGGGCGGCTGCAGAGGCCGCCCAGCGTGGCGTCCCCGCGCTGATCGTCTACGTCGCCGAGTGGGCAGGCATGGGGTTCCCGGGCGTACAGCCGGTGTCGGAGCGGGAACTGTTGACCCTGGGCGAGAAACTGGTGACGAAGGAGCTGGCCCGTGTCCGCGCGCAGTTCGCGGACGTCCAGGTCAGGGGCGAGCTGACGACCGGTGACGCATCGGCCGTTCTCATCGAGGCGTCGCACCGGGCGGGCCTGGTCATCGTCGGGGCGCGTGGGCTCGGGCCTCTTGCCGGGCGGCTCCTGGGAGCCGTCTCGCAGAAGGTGGCCGCCCACGCCGCGGGACCCGTGATGGTTGTTCGTGAGGAGGCCCCCACGGAGATGCCCGGTCCGGTCGTGGTGGGAGCCGATCCGGCTGACCCGGCTGTCGAGGTCTTGCGCTTCGCGTTCGAGGAGGCCCGTCGCCGCGGTGTCGGCGTGGTGGTCGTTGCGGCGGTACGGCAGTTCCGCACGACGCTCCGGTCCGATCTGGCCGCCGCCGAGAACCTCGACCGTGCGGAGCAGGACCGGCAGCAGCTCACCGATCTCGTGACTCACCTTGCTGCCGAGCACGAGATCCACGCGGAGGCACAGTATCCAGATGCGCGCCCGGCCGACGCTCTCCTGACCGCAGCGGGGGCAGAGAGTCTGATCGTCGTCGGGAGTCGCGGACGCGCGAGCGTGGCCGAGGTCGCGCTCGGCTCGGTGACCACCGCGGTCATCTCCCGGGCCATGGCCGTCGCGGTCGTGCGCGTCCCGCCGTCGTCATGA
- a CDS encoding predicted phosphohydrolase (PFAM: PQQ enzyme repeat; Calcineurin-like phosphoesterase): MTRFTRRTALASVPATGLFGAAAAHVGPASAGAPRPAAPPGSGGVRFAFLADSHADPENAENMAALKAVLAEIETFDPTLVIHGGDVTEHGTAAEFDAFDSAVPEALRERIAAVPGNHETRWDATASRLRHERIGEDVRVVDADGVRVILADTTTYQQEVAWWSDSALAEVEEAMQRSKNIPRILVTHFPMGEGYYYVANQQDFEDVVAKHPIMLHLTGHTHRELLTRVNRRDQLEAAAVKTVAAYYELTGDIADLQVTRVEIPDLEVPAQTVRTPVASYDLRPEHGTDTWLPKNAEVTDQGETVSVDVKLPGSFRGAVDATFYDASIYAGRNDELEWVTLPGSRGRYSGQLEAAEIAQGAHRVHVRVRPEDDTGNRLVTVPYLREETGIAWETPVAGMVQGAVATVGGGDEELLVVGDSSGQVTALDHAGAVRWTSTVEGEIRHDLVPLEDGAAVAVPDTAGYLHRLGADGSAQWSCATGAVFGADPGTGVVDGAQVLFATAGTTLHAIDAGSGTVLWTAELPASSMGAPTTDGTHVYLGVGDGAAHALDARTGENVWRTSVTEREGSYQRFIYGPWNDAVTVLPDGGVLVSGISDTWCLDPADGGARWRFDGSFQYAREAVTSAGDLVMADERGRVVRLDPATGAELASHQTAERILDEGFVLVDEVVYTASHSGLISAVDLSSGAIETITRVANVPVLARGAAFGDHIVFADLAGTVHAVERV; encoded by the coding sequence ATGACTCGCTTCACCCGCCGCACCGCCCTCGCCTCCGTGCCCGCCACCGGCCTGTTCGGCGCCGCCGCCGCGCATGTCGGTCCCGCCTCCGCCGGAGCGCCCCGTCCCGCCGCGCCGCCCGGATCGGGCGGCGTGCGCTTCGCGTTCCTCGCCGACAGCCACGCCGATCCCGAGAACGCAGAGAACATGGCGGCGCTGAAGGCGGTGCTCGCGGAGATCGAGACCTTCGACCCCACCCTCGTGATCCATGGCGGGGACGTCACCGAGCACGGCACCGCGGCGGAGTTCGACGCGTTCGACTCCGCGGTGCCGGAGGCGCTCCGCGAGCGCATCGCGGCGGTCCCCGGCAATCACGAGACCCGCTGGGATGCGACCGCCTCCCGGCTCCGCCACGAGCGGATCGGCGAGGACGTGCGGGTGGTGGACGCCGACGGGGTGCGGGTGATCCTCGCGGACACCACCACGTACCAGCAGGAGGTCGCGTGGTGGTCCGACAGCGCTCTCGCCGAGGTGGAGGAGGCGATGCAGCGGTCGAAGAACATCCCGCGGATCCTGGTGACCCACTTCCCCATGGGCGAGGGCTACTACTACGTCGCCAACCAGCAGGACTTCGAGGACGTCGTCGCGAAGCACCCGATCATGCTCCACCTGACCGGCCACACCCATCGCGAGCTCCTCACGCGCGTCAACCGTCGCGACCAGCTCGAGGCCGCCGCCGTGAAGACCGTCGCCGCGTACTACGAGCTCACCGGCGACATCGCGGACCTGCAGGTCACCCGGGTGGAGATCCCCGATCTGGAGGTGCCGGCGCAGACGGTGCGGACCCCCGTGGCGAGCTACGACCTGCGACCCGAGCACGGCACGGACACCTGGCTGCCGAAGAACGCCGAGGTGACCGACCAGGGTGAGACGGTCTCCGTCGACGTGAAGCTGCCCGGCTCCTTCCGCGGCGCCGTCGACGCGACGTTCTACGACGCCTCGATCTACGCCGGGCGCAACGACGAGCTGGAGTGGGTGACGCTGCCGGGGAGCCGAGGGCGGTACTCCGGGCAGCTGGAGGCCGCCGAGATCGCCCAGGGCGCACACCGCGTGCATGTGCGGGTGCGGCCCGAGGACGACACCGGGAACCGCCTGGTCACGGTCCCGTACCTCCGGGAGGAGACCGGCATCGCGTGGGAGACCCCGGTCGCGGGGATGGTCCAGGGCGCGGTCGCGACCGTCGGGGGCGGCGACGAGGAGCTGCTCGTGGTCGGCGACAGCTCCGGCCAGGTCACCGCGCTCGACCATGCCGGTGCGGTGCGGTGGACGTCCACGGTCGAGGGCGAGATCCGGCACGACCTCGTCCCCCTCGAGGACGGCGCTGCGGTCGCCGTCCCCGACACCGCCGGCTACCTCCACCGGCTCGGGGCCGACGGCTCTGCGCAGTGGAGCTGCGCGACCGGCGCCGTGTTCGGCGCCGATCCGGGGACCGGCGTGGTCGACGGTGCGCAGGTGCTGTTCGCGACCGCAGGCACGACGCTGCACGCGATCGACGCGGGCTCCGGCACCGTGCTCTGGACCGCCGAGCTGCCCGCCTCCTCGATGGGGGCGCCCACCACCGACGGGACCCACGTCTACCTCGGAGTGGGCGACGGCGCCGCGCACGCCCTGGACGCCCGCACCGGTGAGAACGTGTGGAGGACCTCGGTGACCGAGCGGGAGGGCAGCTACCAGCGCTTCATCTACGGCCCCTGGAACGATGCGGTCACCGTGCTGCCGGATGGCGGCGTGCTGGTCTCCGGCATCTCGGACACCTGGTGCCTGGATCCGGCCGACGGCGGCGCCCGGTGGCGCTTCGACGGCTCCTTCCAGTACGCGCGGGAGGCCGTCACCTCTGCCGGGGACCTCGTGATGGCGGACGAGCGGGGCCGGGTGGTGCGGCTCGATCCGGCGACCGGCGCAGAGCTCGCCAGCCATCAGACCGCCGAACGGATCCTGGACGAGGGATTCGTGCTCGTGGACGAGGTGGTCTACACGGCCAGCCACTCCGGCCTGATCAGCGCCGTAGACCTCTCCTCCGGAGCGATCGAGACGATCACCCGCGTCGCGAACGTGCCGGTGCTCGCCCGCGGCGCAGCCTTCGGCGACCACATCGTGTTCGCCGACCTCGCGGGGACGGTGCATGCGGTGGAGCGGGTGTGA
- a CDS encoding arylsulfatase A family protein (PFAM: Sulfatase), protein MSTRRPNILLILSDDHACHAISEYGSVVTHTPHIDAIAERGRRVDACFCTNAVCTPSRASILTGQHSHRNGVTTLHSSFDASLPTFATQLQAAGYRTGIVGKWHLGEGEGHDPQGFDHWEVLRGQGEYFDPQLLSPDGVEIAEGYVTDVLTQRGMDWVDSLDGEEPWCLLIYHKAPHRNWQPDEKHAGTHSDPIPLPPTFEDDYATRSSAAHLAAMRVADHLTTHDLKIDPPADLSPEQLARWKYQRYMEDYLDCVAGIDDSVGRVTQWLTDRGELDDTMLMYSSDQGFFLGDHGWFDKRFIYEESIRMPLLVSYPRRIEAGPPMEQLVTNVDFARTILDAAGADPHEDMQGVSFFPQLRGSTAETQDAVYYRYYENDDGESHVLAHYGLRTERYKLVYFYNDGLGHPGSSSRRFVPEWELYDLKADPREVLNVAHDPAYAVVRRELTQRLHELQAELGDAPHPDQHPVPTAKD, encoded by the coding sequence ATGTCCACCCGCCGCCCCAACATCCTGCTGATCCTCTCCGACGACCACGCCTGCCACGCGATCAGCGAGTACGGCTCCGTCGTCACGCACACCCCGCACATCGACGCCATCGCCGAGCGCGGCCGCCGGGTCGACGCCTGCTTCTGCACGAACGCGGTGTGCACCCCGAGCCGCGCCTCGATCCTCACCGGCCAGCACAGCCACCGCAACGGCGTCACCACCCTCCATTCCTCCTTCGACGCCTCGCTGCCGACCTTCGCCACCCAGCTGCAGGCCGCCGGGTACCGCACGGGGATCGTGGGCAAATGGCATCTGGGCGAGGGCGAGGGCCACGACCCGCAGGGCTTCGACCACTGGGAGGTGCTGCGCGGCCAGGGCGAGTACTTCGACCCCCAGCTGCTCTCCCCCGACGGCGTGGAGATCGCCGAGGGCTATGTCACCGATGTGCTCACCCAGCGGGGCATGGACTGGGTCGACTCGCTCGACGGCGAGGAACCGTGGTGCCTGCTGATCTATCACAAGGCGCCCCACCGCAACTGGCAGCCCGACGAGAAGCACGCGGGTACGCACAGCGATCCCATCCCGCTGCCGCCCACCTTCGAGGACGACTACGCGACCCGCTCGTCGGCCGCCCATCTCGCCGCGATGCGGGTGGCCGACCACCTCACCACCCACGATCTGAAGATCGACCCGCCGGCCGATCTCTCGCCGGAGCAGCTTGCCCGCTGGAAGTACCAGCGCTACATGGAGGACTACCTCGACTGCGTGGCCGGCATCGACGACAGCGTGGGCCGGGTGACCCAGTGGCTCACCGATCGCGGCGAGCTCGACGACACGATGCTGATGTACAGCTCCGACCAGGGGTTCTTCCTCGGCGATCACGGCTGGTTCGACAAGCGCTTCATCTACGAGGAATCGATCCGGATGCCGCTGCTGGTCAGCTATCCACGACGCATCGAGGCCGGTCCGCCGATGGAGCAGCTGGTCACCAACGTCGACTTCGCCCGTACGATCCTCGATGCCGCCGGCGCGGACCCGCACGAGGACATGCAGGGGGTGAGCTTCTTCCCCCAGCTGCGCGGCTCGACCGCGGAGACGCAGGACGCCGTCTACTACCGCTACTACGAGAACGACGACGGCGAATCCCATGTGCTCGCCCACTACGGGCTGCGCACCGAGCGCTACAAACTCGTCTACTTCTACAACGACGGGCTGGGCCACCCCGGCTCCTCCTCGCGCCGCTTCGTGCCCGAGTGGGAGCTCTACGACCTGAAGGCCGATCCGCGCGAGGTGCTGAACGTCGCTCACGATCCCGCCTATGCCGTGGTGCGCCGCGAGCTCACCCAGCGTCTCCACGAGCTCCAGGCAGAGCTCGGCGACGCCCCGCACCCCGACCAGCATCCCGTCCCCACCGCGAAGGACTGA
- a CDS encoding Alpha-N-acetylglucosaminidase (NAGLU) (PFAM: Alpha-N-acetylglucosaminidase (NAGLU)) — MSRDHTVPSPAASCFDGVRELVRRRAPGLAERVQFHLAPAPRPDRAGSSGPGRAGAEVETDHVTVGVSGGELRVEASSPSAAAVGLARAFEDVLGADLSWDAAPHIDVPASLRDRAPQRVETPLQIRYHLNPVTFGYTMAFWDWERWEQHIDWMALHGVTHPLNLVGHDLVLVRMLRDLGVEREAAARFVGGPAFLPWTTMGITHDLGAALTDEALEARAELGRRIAERERELGMTVVLPGFGGQLPAELVGTERMIDWQGWHNALAAPGDPLFAEAAASLHRHQRQLLGTDHHYAVDPYIESLPPTTSPQQLAEHAEAIFTAMRDADPQAVWILQGWPFHYRAAYWTEERVHSLLSRVPEDRLILLDLWGEHAPMWHRTAAMYGRRWLWCLAHTFGGRFGLFGDLAALDDDLRGLRTAAEAGTRGRLEGFGITSEALDDNAVVYELATRALWSPMPPRERWLEEHIIRRYGTAAPEVQQAWQVIAHTLYGPGRTRSTPSPLIARPWTRGLPFASQRLAGEALPDADGPPSANIDAENDAEMLGALAPLAHAVRSLLPVLRSGEHRDALARDLAQLAIHVGAQSARAPLRAIVAAAAEADGERLRAEASTLEALLRAVDAVAATRPDMLVGRWIADARAGAGTDERLADALERDARSLISVWGTQDSGLHDYSARHWSGSLTDLHLARWRAWTDWLARTAEEPSTPPDLEQLHAQIRGIEEDWRDSTAPYPTTPRGEPAAAISQLLDLADRELPRLAPAVRQNGPDPA, encoded by the coding sequence GTGTCCCGTGACCACACCGTCCCCTCCCCCGCCGCCTCCTGCTTCGACGGGGTGCGGGAGCTGGTGCGCCGCCGCGCCCCGGGGCTCGCCGAGCGGGTGCAGTTCCATCTCGCGCCGGCGCCCCGGCCCGATCGGGCCGGGAGCAGCGGCCCGGGCCGGGCCGGGGCAGAGGTCGAGACCGACCACGTCACCGTCGGCGTCTCCGGCGGCGAGCTGCGCGTCGAGGCCAGCAGCCCCTCGGCCGCCGCCGTCGGGCTCGCCCGCGCGTTCGAGGACGTCCTCGGGGCGGACCTCTCCTGGGACGCCGCACCGCACATCGACGTGCCCGCCTCCCTCCGGGACCGTGCCCCGCAGCGTGTCGAGACTCCCCTGCAGATCCGGTACCACCTCAACCCCGTGACCTTCGGGTACACGATGGCGTTCTGGGACTGGGAGCGCTGGGAACAGCACATCGACTGGATGGCGCTGCACGGCGTGACCCATCCGCTGAACCTCGTGGGGCACGATCTCGTGCTGGTCCGGATGCTCCGCGACCTCGGCGTGGAACGGGAGGCGGCGGCGCGATTCGTCGGCGGTCCCGCCTTCCTGCCCTGGACCACGATGGGCATCACCCATGACCTCGGCGCCGCGCTCACCGACGAGGCGCTCGAGGCCCGCGCGGAGCTGGGACGGCGGATCGCCGAGCGCGAGCGGGAGCTCGGGATGACGGTGGTGCTCCCGGGGTTCGGCGGCCAGCTGCCCGCCGAGCTCGTGGGCACCGAGAGGATGATCGACTGGCAGGGCTGGCACAACGCCCTCGCCGCTCCGGGGGACCCGCTGTTCGCGGAGGCCGCCGCCTCTCTGCACCGCCATCAGCGGCAGCTGCTGGGCACCGACCACCACTACGCCGTCGACCCGTACATCGAATCCCTGCCGCCGACGACCTCCCCGCAGCAGCTCGCCGAGCACGCCGAGGCGATCTTCACCGCGATGCGGGACGCGGATCCGCAGGCCGTGTGGATCCTCCAGGGCTGGCCGTTCCACTACCGCGCCGCCTACTGGACCGAGGAGCGCGTGCACAGCCTCCTCTCCCGCGTCCCGGAGGACCGGCTGATCCTGCTGGACCTCTGGGGCGAGCACGCCCCGATGTGGCACCGCACCGCGGCGATGTACGGGCGGCGCTGGCTGTGGTGCCTCGCCCACACCTTCGGCGGGCGTTTCGGCCTGTTCGGCGATCTCGCCGCGCTCGACGACGACCTCCGTGGGCTCCGCACCGCCGCTGAAGCGGGCACCCGCGGCCGGCTCGAGGGGTTCGGCATCACCTCCGAGGCCCTCGACGACAACGCCGTGGTCTACGAGCTCGCCACCCGCGCGCTCTGGTCCCCGATGCCGCCGCGCGAGCGCTGGCTCGAGGAGCACATCATCCGCCGCTACGGCACCGCCGCCCCCGAGGTGCAGCAGGCGTGGCAGGTCATCGCCCACACCCTGTACGGGCCCGGCCGCACCCGGTCCACGCCGTCGCCGCTGATCGCCCGACCATGGACCCGCGGCCTCCCCTTCGCCTCGCAGCGCCTCGCCGGTGAGGCGCTGCCGGATGCCGACGGCCCGCCCTCGGCGAACATCGACGCGGAGAACGATGCGGAGATGCTCGGCGCCCTGGCTCCGCTGGCGCATGCCGTGCGCTCGCTGCTGCCCGTGCTGCGATCAGGGGAGCATCGCGACGCTCTCGCACGCGATCTCGCCCAGCTCGCGATCCACGTCGGCGCGCAGTCCGCTCGCGCTCCGCTGCGCGCCATCGTCGCCGCCGCCGCGGAGGCCGACGGCGAGCGGCTCCGGGCCGAGGCCTCCACGCTCGAGGCGCTGCTCCGCGCCGTGGACGCCGTCGCCGCCACCCGGCCGGACATGCTCGTCGGCCGCTGGATCGCCGACGCCCGCGCCGGAGCCGGGACCGACGAACGCCTCGCCGACGCCCTCGAGCGCGATGCGCGCTCGCTCATCAGCGTCTGGGGCACGCAGGACAGCGGCCTGCACGACTACTCGGCCCGCCACTGGTCCGGATCGCTGACCGACCTGCACCTGGCGCGGTGGAGGGCGTGGACCGACTGGCTCGCCCGCACCGCCGAGGAACCGTCCACACCGCCGGATCTCGAGCAGCTGCATGCGCAGATCCGAGGGATCGAGGAGGACTGGCGGGACTCGACCGCCCCCTACCCCACCACCCCGCGCGGGGAGCCCGCCGCCGCGATCAGCCAGCTGCTCGACCTCGCCGACCGCGAGCTGCCCCGGCTCGCTCCCGCCGTCCGACAGAACGGGCCGGACCCGGCCTGA
- a CDS encoding predicted N-acetylglucosamine kinase (PFAM: BadF/BadG/BcrA/BcrD ATPase family), which translates to MIHWSGNPGHSLAARISIRRMLAAQRRQCVDDRRIAVVDAGKSTLRAAVFAGGTLLVRRSLPHGLPHPAAPGAQERVLRQIDDVLEPLGHDPFDVLVLAATGIRGIGTTETRLQDALGARWGCEAIVENDVVAAYLGALGARPGVLVQAGTGSLVLAASAQGAPVVLDGWGSLAGDRGSGFALGRAGLRAAFAALDGTAPPTSLTPALTGPDPERTLRELYASSTQTRDVAALAPLVLHAAAEGDEVARGAVDAVAAELVALVLAAGRRLEDPPLTGLPVAAIGGLFDDALFRETAARALRAHCPAVRLRDMADDALEGGRLLATTRHDPFTRLLTSAFRNEEP; encoded by the coding sequence GTGATCCACTGGTCCGGTAACCCTGGTCACTCGCTCGCGGCCCGCATTAGCATCCGCCGCATGCTCGCAGCCCAGCGTCGGCAGTGCGTCGACGATCGCCGCATCGCCGTCGTCGACGCCGGCAAGTCGACCCTGCGCGCCGCCGTCTTCGCGGGCGGGACGCTGCTCGTGCGGCGCTCCCTCCCGCACGGGCTCCCCCACCCCGCAGCACCGGGAGCACAGGAGCGGGTGCTGCGCCAGATCGATGACGTGCTCGAGCCGCTGGGCCACGATCCGTTCGACGTGCTCGTGCTGGCCGCGACCGGCATCCGCGGGATCGGGACGACCGAGACCCGGCTCCAGGACGCGCTCGGGGCCCGCTGGGGCTGCGAGGCGATCGTGGAGAACGACGTGGTCGCCGCCTACCTCGGGGCGCTGGGTGCCCGGCCCGGAGTGCTCGTCCAGGCCGGGACCGGCTCCCTCGTCCTGGCGGCCTCCGCGCAGGGTGCGCCCGTGGTGCTGGACGGCTGGGGCTCCCTGGCCGGGGACCGCGGCAGCGGTTTCGCGCTCGGGCGGGCCGGTCTGCGCGCAGCCTTCGCAGCGCTCGACGGCACCGCGCCGCCCACGTCGCTGACGCCGGCGCTCACCGGCCCCGACCCGGAACGGACCCTCCGCGAGCTGTATGCCTCGAGCACGCAGACGCGGGACGTCGCCGCCCTCGCACCGCTCGTGCTGCATGCCGCCGCCGAGGGGGACGAGGTGGCGCGCGGCGCGGTCGACGCCGTGGCCGCCGAGCTCGTCGCCCTCGTGCTCGCGGCCGGTCGGCGCCTCGAGGACCCTCCGCTGACCGGGCTGCCCGTGGCGGCGATCGGCGGCCTGTTCGACGACGCGCTGTTCCGCGAGACCGCCGCCCGCGCGCTGCGGGCGCACTGCCCCGCGGTGCGTCTGAGGGATATGGCGGACGACGCGCTCGAGGGAGGCCGTCTGCTCGCCACCACCCGGCACGACCCCTTCACCCGCCTGCTGACCTCTGCCTTCAGAAACGAGGAGCCATGA
- a CDS encoding transcriptional regulator (PFAM: UTRA domain; Bacterial regulatory proteins, gntR family), with translation MRPARIAQEVRDAIEARYIAGSEPSSVLPSERRLAEEFGVARATVRSALAMLREQQQIRSGGGGPAMVVDPRLTKAPRLSSFTQDALARGWQPSSRVLEVEEERADVTVARDLGISSGAEVVRIQRLRLADHSPMAIEEVWLSEDLFPGLASEDLSGSLYELLETRYGVAVYRHDRRISAISVDAVHAELLDIEVGAAALFATQIGVDRRGRRLELGRSIYRGDRFDFTTVTFAAGRQGPAPGRSHRPVNSRTNREVRP, from the coding sequence ATGCGACCGGCGCGAATCGCCCAGGAGGTGCGCGACGCCATCGAGGCGCGCTACATCGCCGGCAGCGAGCCCTCCTCCGTCCTGCCCTCCGAGCGGCGCCTCGCCGAGGAGTTCGGCGTCGCCCGGGCGACGGTCCGCTCCGCGCTCGCGATGCTGCGGGAGCAGCAGCAGATCCGTTCCGGCGGAGGCGGCCCCGCGATGGTCGTCGACCCCCGGCTGACGAAAGCGCCCCGGCTGTCCTCCTTCACGCAGGATGCCCTCGCCCGCGGCTGGCAGCCCTCGAGCCGTGTGCTCGAGGTGGAGGAGGAGAGGGCCGATGTCACGGTCGCGCGCGACCTCGGGATCTCCTCCGGGGCGGAGGTGGTGCGGATCCAGCGGCTCCGCCTGGCCGATCACAGCCCGATGGCGATCGAGGAGGTCTGGCTCTCCGAGGATCTCTTCCCGGGCCTGGCCTCCGAGGATCTCAGCGGGTCCCTCTACGAGCTGCTCGAGACCCGCTACGGCGTGGCCGTGTACCGGCACGACCGGCGCATCTCCGCCATCTCCGTCGACGCGGTCCACGCGGAGCTGCTCGACATCGAGGTGGGCGCCGCCGCGCTCTTCGCCACCCAGATCGGCGTCGACCGGCGGGGGCGGCGCCTCGAGCTGGGCCGCTCGATCTACCGCGGCGACCGGTTCGACTTCACCACGGTCACCTTCGCCGCCGGCCGGCAGGGACCGGCGCCGGGGCGTTCCCACAGACCAGTGAACAGCAGGACGAACAGGGAGGTACGGCCATGA